In one window of Mercurialis annua linkage group LG4, ddMerAnnu1.2, whole genome shotgun sequence DNA:
- the LOC126677620 gene encoding calcium-dependent protein kinase 32-like — MGNCCVTPPPTPSNENKKYKKKPNPFSIDYGLNNGVTHKLTVLREPTGREIELRYELGRELGRGEFGITYLCTDKETGDQFACKSISKKKLRTAVDIEDVRREVQIMKHLPKHPNIVSLKDTYEDDNAVHLVMELCEGGELFDRIVARGHYTERAAAAVTKTIVEVVQMCHMHGVIHRDLKPENFLFANKKETAALKTIDFGLSVFFRPGEKFNEIVGSPYYMAPEVLKRNYGPEVDVWSAGVILYILLCGIPPFWAETEQGVAQAIIRSVVDFKRDPWPKVSDNAKDLVKKMLDPDPKTRLTAQQVLEHPWLQNAKKAPNVSLGETVKARLKQFSVMNKLKKRALRVIAEHLSVEEVAGIKEGFKLMDTSNKGKINVDELRIGLQKLGHQITDNDVQMLMEAGDVDRDGHLDYGEFVTISVHLRKMGDDDEHLHKAFEFFDKNKSGHIEIEELRDTLADEINENSEEIINAIIHDVDTDKDGKISYEEFAAMMKAGTDWRKASRQYSRERFNSLSLKLMKDGSLVMNEGR, encoded by the exons GATTATGGGCTTAACAATGGAGTCACCCACAAGCTAACTGTTCTAAGAGAGCCAACAGGGAGAGAAATTGAGCTGAGATATGAGCTAGGCAGAGAGCTAGGTAGGGGTGAATTTGGGATCACATATTTATGTACAGACAAAGAAACTGGTGATCAATTTGCTTGTAAGTCAATATCTAAGAAGAAGCTTAGGACAGCAGTGGATATTGAGGATGTTAGGAGAGAAGTGCAGATCATGAAGCATTTGCCTAAGCATCCTAATATTGTGAGCTTGAAAGATACTTATGAAGATGATAATGCAGTTCATTTGGTTATGGAGTTGTGTGAGGGTGGTGAATTGTTTGATAGGATTGTGGCTAGAGGTCATTACACAGAGAGAGCTGCTGCTGCTGTTACAAAGACTATTGTGGAAGTTGTTCAG ATGTGCCACATGCACGGTGTGATACATAGGGATTTGAAACCAGAGAACTTTTTGTTTGCGAACAAGAAGGAGACTGCAGCTTTAAAGACAATTGATTTTGGGTTGTCTGTTTTTTTCAGGCCTG GTGAAAAATTTAATGAGATAGTTGGAAGTCCGTATTACATGGCTCCTGAAGTTTTAAAAAGGAATTACGGTCCAGAAGTAGATGTTTGGAGTGCTGGGGTCATACTTTATATCTTGCTTTGCGGTATCCCACCCTTTTGGGCAG AAACTGAACAAGGAGTTGCACAAGCAATCATTAGATCTGTTGTAGATTTTAAGAGGGATCCTTGGCCCAAGGTTTCTGATAATGCAAAAGACCTTGTGAAAAAGATGCTTGATCCTGATCCAAAGACTCGGCTCACCGCCCAGCAAGTGCTAG AGCACCCTTGGTTGCAAAATGCAAAGAAGGCTCCTAATGTTTCTTTGGGTGAAACGGTGAAAGCAAGGCTCAAGCAATTCTCTGTAATGAACAAACTCAAGAAGAGAGCTCTTAGG GTAATAGCTGAGCATTTATCGGTAGAGGAAGTTGCTGGCATAAAGGAGGGCTTCAAATTGATGGATACTAGCAATAAGGGCAAGATTAACGTGGATGAGTTACGAATTGGTTTGCAGAAACTGGGCCATCAGATTACCGATAATGATGTTCAAATGCTAATGGAAGCT GGTGATGTAGATCGAGATGGTCATCTGGACTATGGGGAGTTTGTTACCATTTCTGTTCACCTAAGAAAGATGGGCGACGATGATGAACACCTTCACAAAGCCTTTGAATTCTTTGATAAAAACAAAAGTGGGCATATTGAAATTGAGGAGCTAAGAGACACCTTGGCTGATGAAATTAATGAAAACAGCGAAGAAATTATTAATGCTATTATTCATGATGTCGACACAGATAAG GATGGAAAAATAAGTTACGAAGAGTTTGCTGCAATGATGAAGGCCGGTACAGATTGGAGAAAAGCATCGAGGCAGTATTCACGAGAACGATTCAATAGTTTGAGTCTCAAACTAATGAAGGATGGATCTTTAGTGATGAATGAGGGTAGATGA